The DNA segment AAAGAAGAATCCGTCTTGTAAGTCTTCTCGCTCTGGACGTTTACCGCCAATTGCGATTGTTGCGTTCTCTGATTTTGCAACTTCCATATATTTTTCGATCTTCTCTCTATGTTCAGCTGAAATGACAGGACCCATTTCTGTTTCTTCATCAAAACCATTGCCCATTTTGATATTTTTAATACGCTCGATTAAAGCTTTTTCAAAGTCTGCTTTAATATCGTTGTGCACGATGATACGTGAACCTGCTGAACAAACTTGACCAGCATGGAAGAAACCGCCGTTTAAAGCTTGGTCTACTGCTAAATCGAAATCTGCATCATCAAAGATGACATTAGGGTTCTTACCACCTAATTCTAATGCTACGTTTGTTACGTGGTCAGCAGCTTGTTTCATAATTTGTTTACCAGTAGCAATACCACCTGTAAATGAAACTAAGTCTACATCTTTATGTGTTGATAATGGATTTCCTACTTTAGCACCTGCACCAAGTACTAAGTTAATTACACCTTTAGGGAAGCCAATTTCTTCCATTAATTCGAATACGCGAATTGTTGTTAACGGAGTAATTTCACTAGGCTTCATAACTAAAGAACAACCTGTTGCCAATGCTGGAGCAATCTTCCATGATGCTTGTAATAATGGGTAATTCCATGGTGTGATTTGTGTCACAACACCAATTGGTTCTTTCACAACTTTAGCATCAGAATTTGGAATTGGAGAATCAATGATTTCGCCACCATCTTTATCTGCTAATCCAGCAAAGAAATAGAACACATTTGAAATATCATCCATGTCTGCATATGATTCTTCTAGTGTCTTTCCTGTATCTAATGTTTCAAGTCTAGCTAATTCTTCTTTATGTTCTAC comes from the Staphylococcus hsinchuensis genome and includes:
- the betB gene encoding betaine-aldehyde dehydrogenase is translated as MELELVKNLSRRQYIDGEWVDGSNNETREIINPYNQEVIFEVAEGTEEDSERAILAARTAFENGEWTNETSENRGKKVRAIADKIVEHKEELARLETLDTGKTLEESYADMDDISNVFYFFAGLADKDGGEIIDSPIPNSDAKVVKEPIGVVTQITPWNYPLLQASWKIAPALATGCSLVMKPSEITPLTTIRVFELMEEIGFPKGVINLVLGAGAKVGNPLSTHKDVDLVSFTGGIATGKQIMKQAADHVTNVALELGGKNPNVIFDDADFDLAVDQALNGGFFHAGQVCSAGSRIIVHNDIKADFEKALIERIKNIKMGNGFDEETEMGPVISAEHREKIEKYMEVAKSENATIAIGGKRPEREDLQDGFFFEPTVITDCDTSMRIVQEEVFGPVVTIEGFSTEEEAVQLANDSIYGLAGGVFTKDIDKAERVVKQMRMGTVWINDFHPYFAQAPWGGYKQSGIGRELGHEGLAEYQVEKLILRNTKPEPVNWFGKQ